Proteins from a genomic interval of Quercus lobata isolate SW786 chromosome 11, ValleyOak3.0 Primary Assembly, whole genome shotgun sequence:
- the LOC115969628 gene encoding putative pumilio homolog 7, chloroplastic, producing MKNDKELEMLLDEIPHATSHNIHNHHHHPHHPHLHQQHNHTHLVGHGLNGMYVDDPSCHYNNNNKYTCASSPVSMLSLHSNGSSSTLCSGGNSFSDNGSPTTPPSEELKPHMPCGNSHYPDGLWLDSKIPVSSVRNKTNESLIDELSLCRNLSNVYISNGKEDFSNLRDSSVDRDRLLYRDCSFSGSNQTTIDKHGDYDNVRRGFSDYMRFQSPVPSNAMSFDGQMSPALSGLQQEHNLGSLLGSRVSPREADNFFPQFNHCNSSMNFPWQNTKEQMDNYYLGGSPVSNFTTSLSGLPMAESLFYAQQDGMNLNEARGVLNLLNTPQLTSPRPHLSVENTLHLGLPLSSGRTRTPLNIRIPQPGLESLTSDESFIIQGEALNHSVNKGFNPSRGRSKVALPEIGMSKRLGRSQLDGWHQSAEICDNAQSARINFPFSLPTKYNSLAEAQGYIYLLAKDQYGCRFLQRIFDEGTPKDVQIVFNEIINYVVELMVNPFGNYLMQKLLDVCNEEQRLQILLMVTAEPGQLVRISLNPHGTRVVQKLIETLKTRQQISLVISALEPGFLALIKDLNGNHVIQRCLQCLSHEDNKFIFVAAAKYCVDIAIHQHGCCVLQRCISHSIGEHRENLVSEISANGLLLSQDAYGNYVIQFILELRIPSATSNLISQFEGNYVHLSKQKFGSHVVEKCLMVFNNECQSRLIHELLSVPQFERLLQDPHANYVVQTALRVSEGPIHNALVEAIESHKAISRNSPYSKRIFSQKLLKK from the exons ATGAAGAATGATAAGGAGCTTGAAATGTTGTTGGATGAGATCCCTCATGCAACATCACACAATATACATAATCAtcaccatcatcctcatcatcctCATCTGCATCAACAACATAATCATACTCATCTTGTTGGTCATGGCTTGAATGGTATGTATGTTGATGATCCTTCATgtcattataataataataataagtataCATGTGCCTCCTCTCCTGTGAGTATGCTGTCTTTGCATTCAAATGGCTCTTCATCAACATTGTGCTCAGGTGGGAATTCTTTCTCTGACAATGGATCACCTACCACACCTCCATCGGAAGAGCTTAAACCCCACATGCCCTGTGGAAATTCTCATTACCCAGATGGATTATGGTTGGATTCCAAAATACCCGTTTCATCTGTTAGGAATAAAACCAATGAGAGTTTGATTGATGAACTGAGTCTGTGTAGGAATCTTAGTAATGTGTATATTAGCAATGGGAAAGAGGATTTTTCTAATTTGAGAGATTCCTCGGTAGACCGGGATAGGCTTCTGTATCGTGATTGTTCTTTCAGTGGGAGTAATCAAACCACTATTGACAAACATGGGGACTATGACAATGTCAGGAGAGGATTTTCTGATTACATGAGATTTCAATCCCCTGTTCCATCAAATGCTATGAGTTTTGATGGTCAGATGAGTCCAGCATTGTCAGGATTGCAGCAAGAACATAACTTGGGCAGTTTATTGGGGTCAAGGGTGTCCCCCAGAGAGGCTGATAACTTTTTCCCTCAGTTTAATCACTGCAATAGCTCAATGAATTTTCCATGGCAGAATACAAAGGAGCAGATGGATAACTATTACCTTGGAGGAAGTCCTGTATCCAATTTCACCACTTCTTTGAGTGGTCTTCCAATGGCTGAGTCTCTATTCTATGCTCAGCAAGACGGAATGAATTTGAATGAAGCAAGAGGTGTACTGAATCTGCTCAATACTCCTCAGCTGACTAGCCCAAGGCCTCATTTGAGTGTTGAAAACACACTACATTTGGGCCTTCCACTATCCAGTGGGAGGACTAGGACACCTTTAAATATTAGAATTCCACAACCAGGTCTCGAGTCTCTTACTAGTGATGAGAGTTTCATTATTCAAGGTGAAGCTTTAAATCATTCAGTCAACAAGGGATTCAATCCGTCAAGGGGTCGGAGTAAGGTTGCCTTACCTGAAATTGGTATGAGTAAGCGTCTAGGAAGGTCACAGCTAGATGGCTGGCACCAAAGTGCAGAAATTTGTGACAATGCTCAAAGTGCAAGGATAAATTTTCCATTCTCTCTACCAACTAAGTATAACTCTCTGGCAGAAGCTCAAGGATACATATATTTGCTAGCAAAGGATCAGTATGGCTGTCGATTTTTACAAAGGATTTTTGATGAGGGTACCCCAAAAGATGTGCAAATAGTATTTAATGAGATCATCAACTATGTAGTTGAACTTATGGTGAACCCATTTGGGAATTACCTTATGCAGAAGTTGTTGGATGTCTGTAATGAAGAACAGAGATTGCAGATCCTGCTTATGGTAACTGCAGAACCAGGGCAGCTTGTTAGAATCTCTTTAAACCCTCATGG CACTCGCGTGGTACAGAAGCTGATTGAGACTCTCAAAACAAGGCAGCAGATTTCACTGGTTATATCAGCCCTTGAACCAGGGTTTCTTGCTCTCATCAAGGACCTGAATGGAAATCATGTGATCCAGCGTTGCTTGCAATGCCTTAGTCATGAAGATAACAAG TTTATATTTGTTGCTGCTGCAAAGTATTGTGTTGACATTGCAATTCATCAACATGGATGTTGTGTTTTGCAAAGATGCATCAGTCATTCAATTGGGGAGCATCGAGAGAACTTGGTCTCAGAAATTTCTGCCAATGGACTTCTGCTTTCTCAAGATGCTTATGg AAATTATGTCATTCAGTTCATCTTGGAGTTGAGAATCCCTTCTGCCACCTCAAATTTAATCTCTCAATTTGAAGGGAACTATGTACACCTCTCAAAGCAAAAGTTTGGCAGCCATGTGGTTGAAAAATGTCTTATGGTTTTTAATAATGAATGCCAATCAAGACTTATTCATGAATTGCTATCTGTTCCTCAATTTGAACGGTTGCTTCAAGACCCACATGCTAACTATGTTGTTCAAACAGCTCTTCGAGTTTCTGAG GGTCCTATCCATAATGCATTGGTAGAAGCAATCGAGTCCCACAAAGCAATTTCACGCAACAGCCCGTATTCTAAGAGGATTTTCTCGCAGAAGCTTTTGAAGAAGTGA